In a single window of the Niabella ginsenosidivorans genome:
- a CDS encoding RagB/SusD family nutrient uptake outer membrane protein yields the protein MKKSFFLFVIAVLILSSCKNDLDIPNPNNPTIDNFWKTATDAQNGVNAIYSTYHRVGLARNQFFLTIVRSDEGFSTSPNSILINNFDVFNVTDYNLWETTTVWQDLYIGIARANQVLDNVPDIDMDATLKGQLLGEAKFMRGFFYYYLATLWGNVPVLVKTPLPTDYPSTTHQADVYAQAEQDFTDAAAALPEKYDDANVGRATKGAAYGMLGKCYLQQHMYSEAQQALQWLVEGDGKNIYDLVTSYRDNFLEGTENNKESVFEFQNAVNPKDNHDDDASGNPDNLNYGSSIPPFFAPRPIGFTDGQARRQCVWEFLTEKTTSGGRDPRVDASFIYDSTDVRGPEYSMVYGQSFASRNYANVPGDPVAVATTHTVYFRKFLNDATSVGEVFHSGNNYRYLRYADILLLYAEALNGMDQTAKAYSYVNRVRARAGLAPLPPGMSKAQFLERLKHERLTELCGEGHRWEDLVRWGDLGTKLVSRDPSFAYYQDKYALLPVPQYERDVNPKLEQNPGW from the coding sequence ATGAAAAAATCATTCTTTCTATTCGTCATAGCTGTTCTGATCTTATCCTCCTGTAAAAACGATCTGGATATACCCAATCCAAATAATCCAACAATTGATAATTTCTGGAAAACCGCAACAGATGCACAAAATGGTGTCAATGCCATTTACAGCACCTATCACAGGGTAGGTTTAGCCAGGAACCAGTTCTTTCTTACTATTGTACGGTCAGATGAAGGGTTCAGCACCAGTCCCAATTCCATTCTTATTAATAACTTTGATGTTTTCAACGTAACCGACTATAACCTGTGGGAAACCACCACCGTGTGGCAGGACTTGTATATTGGAATAGCCCGGGCCAACCAGGTGCTGGACAATGTACCTGATATTGACATGGATGCAACCCTTAAAGGCCAGTTGCTGGGTGAGGCAAAATTTATGAGGGGCTTCTTTTATTATTACCTGGCTACGTTGTGGGGAAATGTGCCGGTATTGGTAAAAACCCCGCTTCCCACGGATTATCCTTCAACCACACATCAGGCAGATGTGTATGCACAGGCTGAGCAGGACTTTACCGATGCAGCAGCCGCACTGCCTGAAAAATACGATGATGCAAATGTTGGCAGGGCTACAAAGGGAGCTGCTTATGGTATGCTGGGCAAGTGTTATTTGCAGCAGCATATGTATAGCGAGGCACAACAGGCTTTACAATGGCTGGTTGAAGGTGACGGAAAAAATATATACGATCTTGTAACCAGCTACAGGGATAACTTTTTAGAGGGCACTGAAAATAATAAAGAATCGGTTTTTGAATTTCAGAATGCTGTAAATCCCAAAGATAATCATGATGATGATGCAAGCGGTAATCCAGACAATTTAAACTATGGTTCTTCTATTCCCCCGTTTTTTGCGCCCCGCCCGATCGGCTTTACAGATGGCCAGGCCAGAAGGCAATGTGTTTGGGAATTTTTAACTGAAAAAACAACCAGCGGAGGAAGAGATCCACGTGTAGATGCCAGCTTTATTTATGATTCAACAGATGTAAGGGGCCCTGAATATTCAATGGTATACGGACAATCCTTTGCTTCAAGAAACTATGCAAATGTACCGGGAGACCCTGTGGCTGTTGCAACAACACATACTGTTTATTTCAGGAAATTCCTGAATGATGCCACAAGCGTTGGCGAAGTGTTTCATTCCGGCAACAACTACCGTTATTTACGTTATGCGGATATACTTTTGTTATACGCGGAAGCACTGAATGGAATGGATCAGACAGCAAAGGCATACTCGTATGTAAACCGCGTAAGGGCAAGGGCCGGTTTGGCGCCGCTTCCTCCGGGAATGAGCAAGGCGCAATTTTTAGAACGGTTAAAACATGAGCGGCTGACAGAACTTTGCGGAGAAGGGCACCGTTGGGAAGACCTGGTAAGATGGGGCGACCTGGGCACGAAGCTGGTTTCAAGAGATCCGAGCTTTGCCTATTACCAGGATAAATATGCCTTATTGCCTGTACCCCAATATGAGCGTGACGTAAACCCTAAATTAGAGCAGAATCCGGGCTGGTAA
- a CDS encoding glycoside hydrolase family 43 protein — MRRKCIAAIITLAFTIGCGKSGGDAGNGGDGGGTQPVVKKFTNPILSSGPDPWVTRKGDYYYYTQTTGNGIKLWKTQYVDDLRNAVAATVWTPAAGTAYAADVWAPELHYLDNKWYLYVTAATAGNNASHRIYVLENSSADPLNTGWVFKGKVADPSDKFAIDATVFTYKNNNYMVWSGWQGDVDGEQDLFIAKLSNPYTIEGSRVLISKPTYDWEKISTGVNVLVNEGPEVVQNANGNVFLTYSANGCWSDDYCLGMLSLKADGDPLNPADWTKSPVPVFTKNTSGGAFGPGHNGFFKSPDGKEDWIIYHANSLAGQGCGDTRNPRIQKFTWKQDGTPDFGMPVKINEPVQKPSGE, encoded by the coding sequence ATGAGAAGAAAATGTATAGCTGCAATTATTACACTGGCATTCACTATCGGATGTGGCAAATCCGGTGGAGATGCCGGTAACGGAGGTGATGGTGGCGGCACCCAGCCGGTTGTTAAGAAATTTACCAACCCCATATTATCTTCAGGGCCCGATCCCTGGGTTACCCGGAAAGGGGACTACTATTACTATACGCAAACAACCGGCAATGGTATAAAATTATGGAAAACGCAATATGTAGATGATTTGCGGAACGCGGTTGCTGCAACAGTCTGGACACCTGCTGCGGGAACGGCATACGCTGCGGATGTGTGGGCCCCGGAACTGCATTATCTTGATAATAAATGGTACCTGTATGTTACAGCCGCCACTGCGGGCAATAATGCTTCCCACCGCATATATGTATTAGAAAACAGCTCGGCAGACCCGTTAAATACCGGCTGGGTTTTTAAAGGTAAGGTAGCCGACCCTTCTGACAAATTTGCTATAGATGCTACAGTGTTTACCTATAAGAACAACAATTATATGGTGTGGAGCGGATGGCAGGGAGATGTGGATGGAGAGCAGGATTTGTTTATAGCAAAACTGTCCAACCCCTACACCATTGAGGGGAGCCGGGTGCTGATCTCAAAACCGACCTATGATTGGGAAAAGATATCTACAGGTGTTAATGTGCTGGTTAATGAAGGACCAGAGGTGGTACAAAACGCCAACGGGAATGTTTTTCTCACCTATTCGGCTAATGGTTGCTGGAGCGATGATTATTGCCTGGGGATGCTTTCTTTAAAAGCAGATGGAGATCCGTTAAACCCTGCAGACTGGACAAAATCTCCCGTTCCTGTATTTACAAAAAATACAAGCGGTGGTGCTTTTGGCCCGGGCCATAACGGGTTTTTTAAATCGCCGGATGGAAAGGAGGACTGGATCATTTATCATGCAAATTCCCTGGCCGGCCAGGGTTGTGGCGATACGCGCAACCCGCGCATCCAAAAATTTACCTGGAAGCAGGATGGAACTCCTGATTTTGGGATGCCAGTGAAGATTAACGAGCCGGTTCAGAAACCATCCGGGGAATAA
- a CDS encoding SusC/RagA family TonB-linked outer membrane protein — MIIRTILLVVFSFMIRGAVFAAGYPVSAGKAVSNGRAVPITGKVVDLSGNPMAGASVSIKGTPIGTLTGTDGSFTLNTPKDSGTLVVSYAGYKTQEVKFSGQSTLTISMEPEEHSENEVVVIGYGTKKRQDITSAISTVTSKDIDKVHGGSTVSTALAGKIPGVSFRQADGRPGSSANVQIRNFGTALYVIDGVQQDVGSFNNLAPGDIESISVLKDASASIYGLRAANGVVVVTTKKGKLGEKPTISFNGFYGIQSWTRFPEVLTSSYDYMRYKAEAEVNATGSTSITQEELDKYKAGTEYGYKSFDWRDFIIKNNSPLTSASLSAEGGSERITYYIAATHLYQNSPLGREYKFSRSNIQSNISAKIANGLKAGMTINGRDEMTQNPGVPYVDDYFVARKALMRNTPLERPYANDNPQYINDIKHNETNWAFLNYKNSGLFKRDWRVLQANLTLDYQPAFVKGLTLSGLYSYYIADEVLNNQEYTYDTYTYDPQQDTYTRTGGSTNPWREREQVKQINITTNIKLNYSRSFGLHTIDATLVNERIQNNYTRNWLHALPPFNSLSLIYIAQTDDYQDAVKNQPRIGYIGRLAYGYADKYNIELSGRRDASYLFPPDHRVGYFPSVSGAWRITNEKFIQNLLGEKTVLSELKLRASYGVMGDDGGNDNPIVEPFAYLTGYRYNAIGSVQGGVYIPGLVDKGIPVTNISWTKSKILDIGIDYNFLKGKFTGAVDYFDRRRTGILDSRRDVVVPAELGYNLPQENLNSDQQRGVDGSIFYNGKIGRDFTLTVGANGMYSRAKMLDIYKPNVQNALDAYRNLGIDRYKSITWGYEAIGQFQSQDEINNYPVDIDGRGNKTMLPGDIIYKDFNGDGKIDGNDLRPIGYGNGGGVQPIVNYGLSINLSYKQLDFTADFSGAAGYTWIQSNESLIPFFEEGNLNTIFLDRWHHQDPLDPNSPWVPGKYPALRFNPNGGDNPNYRYISTFYTHNIKYLRARTIELGYSLPAPWVKKIKATRARVYVNAYNLFSIDNMKQFGLDPEIDDNTGLQIPQSRVFNIGVNLTF, encoded by the coding sequence ATGATTATACGAACAATTCTTTTAGTCGTTTTTAGCTTCATGATACGGGGAGCCGTATTTGCCGCAGGTTATCCTGTATCTGCCGGCAAGGCCGTTAGCAACGGAAGAGCTGTGCCCATTACGGGTAAGGTGGTGGATCTGAGCGGGAACCCTATGGCCGGTGCTTCTGTAAGTATTAAAGGTACGCCCATTGGTACGCTAACAGGAACTGATGGAAGCTTTACGCTGAATACACCAAAGGACAGCGGTACGCTTGTTGTCTCTTATGCCGGCTATAAGACCCAGGAGGTGAAGTTTTCCGGGCAATCGACCCTGACCATTTCTATGGAACCGGAAGAGCACTCGGAAAATGAAGTAGTGGTGATCGGATACGGTACCAAAAAAAGACAGGATATTACATCAGCTATATCCACAGTCACTTCTAAAGACATTGACAAGGTACACGGTGGTTCTACCGTAAGCACAGCGCTGGCCGGGAAGATTCCCGGTGTCAGTTTCCGGCAGGCAGACGGAAGGCCCGGCTCCTCCGCAAATGTACAGATCCGGAATTTCGGTACTGCATTATATGTTATTGACGGCGTGCAGCAGGATGTAGGCTCTTTCAATAACCTGGCACCGGGAGATATTGAAAGCATCTCCGTTTTAAAGGATGCATCGGCTTCTATCTACGGGTTAAGAGCTGCAAACGGGGTAGTGGTGGTTACCACAAAAAAAGGAAAGCTGGGTGAAAAGCCCACCATCAGCTTTAATGGGTTCTACGGCATCCAGAGCTGGACGCGCTTCCCTGAAGTGCTGACCAGCTCTTATGATTACATGCGTTACAAGGCGGAGGCTGAAGTGAATGCAACGGGAAGCACGTCCATTACGCAGGAGGAGCTGGATAAATATAAAGCAGGTACTGAGTATGGATATAAAAGCTTTGACTGGCGCGACTTTATCATAAAAAACAACTCCCCGCTCACTTCGGCCAGCCTGAGTGCCGAAGGCGGCAGCGAACGTATCACTTACTATATTGCGGCAACACACCTGTACCAGAACTCTCCATTAGGAAGGGAATATAAATTCTCCAGGTCCAATATACAATCCAATATCAGCGCCAAGATCGCAAACGGGCTTAAAGCCGGTATGACCATCAACGGACGTGATGAAATGACCCAGAACCCCGGTGTTCCCTATGTTGATGATTACTTTGTAGCAAGGAAGGCGCTGATGCGCAATACACCCCTGGAACGGCCTTATGCAAATGATAACCCCCAGTATATAAATGATATCAAGCATAATGAAACCAACTGGGCGTTCCTGAACTACAAAAATTCGGGCCTCTTCAAAAGGGACTGGCGCGTATTGCAGGCAAACCTGACGCTGGACTATCAGCCTGCGTTTGTCAAAGGGCTAACGCTGAGCGGTCTTTATTCGTATTATATAGCGGACGAGGTGCTCAATAACCAGGAGTATACCTATGATACCTATACGTACGATCCGCAGCAGGACACCTATACCCGTACAGGCGGCAGTACCAACCCCTGGCGCGAGCGGGAACAGGTAAAACAGATCAATATTACCACCAACATTAAATTGAATTATTCAAGGAGTTTTGGATTGCATACCATAGATGCCACATTGGTGAATGAAAGGATACAGAATAATTATACCCGGAACTGGCTACACGCGCTGCCCCCGTTCAATTCATTGTCACTAATCTATATTGCCCAGACAGACGATTACCAGGATGCAGTGAAAAACCAGCCCCGTATTGGTTATATCGGAAGGCTGGCTTATGGATATGCAGATAAATACAATATTGAACTTTCAGGGAGACGCGATGCCTCTTACTTATTTCCCCCGGATCACCGGGTGGGGTATTTCCCGTCTGTATCCGGTGCCTGGCGGATCACCAACGAAAAATTCATTCAAAACCTGTTGGGCGAAAAAACGGTTTTGAGCGAGCTGAAACTAAGGGCCTCTTACGGGGTGATGGGAGATGATGGCGGTAATGATAATCCGATTGTGGAGCCCTTTGCTTATTTAACGGGATACCGGTATAATGCCATTGGCTCTGTGCAGGGCGGGGTCTATATCCCCGGCCTGGTAGATAAAGGGATCCCGGTTACGAATATCAGCTGGACAAAGAGTAAAATCCTGGATATCGGGATCGACTATAACTTTCTGAAGGGGAAATTCACAGGAGCAGTAGATTATTTTGACCGGAGAAGGACCGGTATCCTGGATTCAAGAAGGGATGTGGTGGTGCCGGCAGAGCTGGGCTATAACCTGCCGCAGGAAAACCTGAACAGTGACCAGCAACGCGGGGTGGACGGATCCATTTTTTATAACGGAAAAATTGGAAGGGATTTTACACTTACCGTAGGCGCCAATGGTATGTACTCCAGGGCTAAGATGCTGGATATTTATAAACCCAATGTTCAAAACGCGTTGGACGCATACAGAAATCTTGGAATTGACAGGTATAAAAGCATTACCTGGGGTTATGAAGCTATAGGGCAATTCCAGTCACAGGATGAGATCAATAATTATCCCGTGGATATTGATGGCAGGGGAAACAAAACCATGTTGCCAGGCGATATCATTTATAAAGACTTTAACGGCGATGGTAAGATTGATGGTAATGACCTGCGGCCGATCGGTTATGGCAACGGAGGCGGCGTACAGCCTATTGTAAATTATGGTCTTTCCATTAACCTGTCTTATAAACAACTCGACTTTACGGCCGATTTTTCAGGTGCAGCCGGCTATACGTGGATACAAAGTAATGAGTCATTGATCCCGTTCTTTGAAGAGGGAAACCTGAATACCATCTTTTTAGACCGATGGCACCATCAGGATCCACTGGATCCCAATTCTCCCTGGGTACCAGGCAAATATCCGGCATTGCGGTTTAATCCTAACGGCGGCGACAACCCCAATTACCGGTACATCTCTACTTTCTATACACATAATATCAAATATTTACGTGCCAGAACCATTGAACTGGGCTATTCATTACCAGCGCCCTGGGTGAAAAAGATAAAAGCGACCCGGGCCAGGGTTTATGTAAATGCATATAACCTGTTCTCCATTGATAATATGAAACAGTTTGGACTTGACCCTGAAATAGATGATAATACCGGTTTGCAGATTCCCCAGAGCCGGGTATTCAATATTGGCGTAAACCTGACTTTTTAA
- a CDS encoding RagB/SusD family nutrient uptake outer membrane protein has product MNKIIISFVFLILCMSSCKKDSAFLDVKPPDIIDNDEIYQDPVAINSVLSNLYRRIYDQIDLNGGGDLDDWRNFVGFGESFPSDGDYGTVQNREWDYGSWSIWDYSYIRELNLFLKRLGESTSIKVSEDQKKEFLAEGRFLRASYYFEMVKRMGGVPLILEPLDFEQGDDVTQVQFPRAKEYEIYDFVINEAEEIKKDLPIDRDGTLKDRATQGAVLAMECRAALYAASIAKYGAKTPQVSLSGGEVGIPASKAEAYYQKALNAADSIIAGNAGPYSLYMKQPSDLSNNFASLFTDKSGNPEMIFIKDYQLKAYTHGFTVQNQPRFGSDEEGDAGRINPSLNLVQSFEKLDNTFAPIPITDGAGNRIRYDDPLDAFAGRDARLAGTILLPGATFKQKDDIWNGVLLPDGSTLSGDVRGATRDYGSFKNLQVVGQDGPVNGQVFTAQTGFYIRKFLDPKKLSGGRGTRSDIPLPRYRYAEVLLNAAEAAFELQKTDVAAQYLNEVRRRAGFKTDLTPAQITFDRIVHERRVELAFEGHYLFDMKRWRLATSVWNGQAMSPGDLLNNIGSATKPNTQPYGLWASKVYDPAQPDPAKWKWVYKIVLPSKVTAALSFRLGNYYSRIGNDIIGKNPKLVQQPNQ; this is encoded by the coding sequence ATGAACAAAATAATAATATCTTTTGTCTTTCTGATCCTTTGTATGAGTTCCTGTAAAAAGGATAGTGCTTTTCTGGATGTGAAACCCCCGGACATTATTGATAACGATGAAATATACCAGGATCCCGTGGCCATCAACAGCGTGCTTTCCAATTTATACCGGAGAATATATGACCAGATCGATCTGAACGGAGGGGGTGATCTGGATGACTGGCGGAACTTTGTAGGTTTTGGAGAAAGCTTTCCTTCTGATGGCGATTACGGGACTGTGCAGAACAGGGAGTGGGATTACGGCTCCTGGTCTATCTGGGATTATTCCTACATCCGTGAGCTGAATTTGTTCCTGAAGCGGTTAGGCGAAAGTACTTCCATCAAGGTATCAGAAGATCAAAAAAAAGAGTTCCTGGCAGAAGGCCGGTTTTTAAGAGCCAGCTATTACTTTGAAATGGTAAAAAGAATGGGTGGTGTTCCTTTAATCCTGGAACCACTGGACTTTGAGCAGGGAGATGATGTAACACAGGTGCAGTTTCCCCGGGCAAAAGAATACGAGATCTATGATTTTGTTATAAATGAGGCGGAGGAAATTAAAAAGGATCTGCCCATAGATAGAGATGGAACTTTAAAAGACAGGGCCACACAGGGTGCTGTGCTGGCCATGGAATGCCGCGCAGCCCTGTATGCAGCTTCCATTGCCAAATATGGGGCCAAAACGCCCCAGGTATCCTTATCAGGAGGAGAAGTGGGGATTCCCGCCAGCAAGGCGGAAGCCTACTATCAAAAAGCGTTGAATGCAGCCGATTCTATTATTGCAGGCAATGCAGGGCCCTACTCGCTTTATATGAAACAACCTTCAGATCTGTCCAATAATTTTGCCAGTCTTTTTACCGATAAATCGGGAAACCCTGAAATGATCTTTATAAAAGATTACCAGCTCAAAGCCTATACGCACGGGTTCACGGTACAAAACCAACCCCGGTTCGGATCAGATGAAGAAGGGGATGCAGGCCGCATTAACCCGTCTCTGAACCTGGTGCAGTCTTTTGAAAAACTCGATAATACATTCGCCCCGATACCCATAACAGATGGGGCCGGGAACCGCATCCGGTATGATGACCCTCTGGATGCTTTCGCCGGAAGGGATGCAAGGCTGGCAGGTACCATACTATTGCCGGGTGCTACCTTTAAACAAAAAGATGATATCTGGAATGGGGTACTTCTTCCGGATGGCAGTACGCTTAGCGGGGATGTAAGAGGCGCCACCAGGGATTATGGGAGTTTTAAGAATTTACAGGTGGTGGGGCAGGATGGTCCTGTAAATGGCCAGGTATTTACAGCACAGACCGGTTTTTACATCCGTAAGTTTCTTGACCCCAAAAAATTGTCAGGCGGCAGGGGTACACGCAGTGATATTCCCCTGCCACGTTACCGTTATGCGGAAGTATTATTAAACGCTGCAGAAGCTGCGTTTGAATTACAGAAAACAGATGTGGCAGCACAATATCTGAATGAGGTACGCCGCAGAGCCGGTTTTAAAACAGACCTGACACCTGCACAGATCACCTTTGACAGGATCGTGCATGAACGCAGGGTAGAACTGGCTTTTGAAGGCCACTATCTTTTTGATATGAAACGCTGGCGGCTGGCAACCAGTGTCTGGAACGGGCAGGCCATGAGCCCGGGCGATCTTTTGAATAATATTGGTTCGGCCACCAAACCCAATACACAGCCTTATGGTTTGTGGGCTTCTAAGGTCTATGACCCCGCTCAGCCGGATCCCGCAAAATGGAAATGGGTATACAAAATTGTTTTACCGTCAAAGGTTACAGCAGCATTAAGTTTCCGTTTGGGCAATTATTATTCCCGGATCGGCAACGACATCATAGGCAAGAACCCCAAACTGGTACAGCAACCCAATCAGTAA
- a CDS encoding DUF3823 domain-containing protein has protein sequence MKKLIVYLAACSLFICVLISCKKDNYDPPKIQLTGQLLYNGDSVYVEYGQVSFQLHQHGYSTPAPIEETFNQNGTLSMLLFPGDYKLVIPDGQGPFLWKHTAAGTPDTLDVDLTQNTSIEIPVTPYYMIRNLQITNNGSSVTAHFALEKIITGENARDVDAVALYINKTQFVSQTDDGKIAGASETAIADPGNIALSVAIPSITPAQNYVFARVGVKISGVEDMLYSKVVKINF, from the coding sequence ATGAAGAAATTAATAGTTTACTTAGCAGCCTGCAGCTTGTTTATATGCGTGCTTATTTCCTGTAAAAAGGATAATTATGATCCTCCAAAGATTCAGCTGACCGGGCAGTTACTTTATAATGGTGATTCTGTATATGTGGAATACGGTCAGGTATCTTTTCAGCTGCACCAGCATGGATATAGCACACCCGCTCCCATTGAAGAGACCTTTAATCAGAACGGTACTTTATCGATGTTACTGTTCCCCGGCGATTACAAGCTGGTGATCCCGGACGGGCAGGGGCCTTTCTTATGGAAACACACAGCAGCCGGTACCCCCGATACGCTGGATGTGGATCTTACACAAAATACCAGCATAGAAATACCCGTAACTCCTTATTATATGATAAGAAATCTCCAGATAACCAATAACGGCAGCTCTGTGACGGCTCATTTTGCGCTGGAAAAGATCATTACAGGTGAAAATGCAAGAGATGTGGATGCGGTGGCCTTGTATATTAATAAAACACAGTTTGTATCACAGACCGATGATGGTAAAATAGCCGGAGCATCTGAAACCGCCATTGCTGATCCTGGTAATATTGCGCTGTCAGTAGCTATTCCTTCCATCACTCCTGCGCAGAATTATGTTTTTGCAAGAGTGGGCGTAAAGATCAGCGGTGTTGAGGATATGCTGTATTCAAAGGTTGTGAAAATTAATTTTTAA